Proteins encoded by one window of Cystobacter ferrugineus:
- a CDS encoding hybrid sensor histidine kinase/response regulator, which translates to MERVLDSDSPPAACAVAAPLPDNEQERLAALRSYAVLDTEPELSFDDVTHLASRLCGTPMALVVLVDEARQWFKSRQGMDIEECSREEGFCAHTILQREPLVIQDATADARFRGNPFVAAPSGIRFYAGAPLINPQGHALGSICVLDYTPRQLTPEQTRSLEALARQVVSLLELRRMNCEQRRLIAELRTSQERIDILQRATHDAIWDWDLKTNQLTWNPRLAELLGDELEHARSDISWWFARFHPGDRARVKDSLDRAIAQGASMWTDEYRFRLANGTWARMFSRCAIQRDAEGHPLRLIGVSLDISEREALRARVALAERMSSVGTLAAGVAHEINNPLAYVMANLNYALTEVREGRAGAPDADELTQVLQEAHEGAERIRRIVRDLKTFSRPADERMEWLDLHHTIDSAVTLAWNELRHRARLVKQYQEVPRVYANEGRLGQVVLHLLMNAAHAIPEGAADQNEIRITTRVDAEGRVLIEVSDTGRGIPEAIRSRIFEPFFTTQPVGEGMGLGLSINHTLVTHMGGELQFESEVDKGTVFRVVLPPPERLAPESAPPREPVPPPAEVAATRRGRLLVVDDEARVLSSLERTLGRTHEVITFERAQAALAWLEQGQPWDLILCDVMMPEMTGMEFHAALAQRMPERVRDIIFITGGAFTATAREFLARVDNARLDKPFDLQALRALVEARLKEVNPVRESPPSRDGAARG; encoded by the coding sequence ATGGAACGTGTTCTCGACTCCGATTCGCCACCCGCCGCGTGCGCGGTGGCCGCCCCACTGCCCGACAACGAGCAGGAGCGGCTGGCGGCCCTGCGCAGCTATGCGGTGCTCGATACGGAGCCCGAGCTGTCCTTCGACGACGTCACCCACCTGGCCTCGCGGCTCTGTGGCACCCCCATGGCATTGGTGGTCCTGGTGGATGAGGCGCGCCAGTGGTTCAAGTCCCGCCAGGGCATGGACATCGAGGAGTGCTCGCGGGAGGAGGGCTTCTGTGCCCACACCATCCTTCAGCGTGAGCCCCTCGTCATCCAGGACGCCACCGCCGACGCCCGCTTCCGCGGCAACCCGTTCGTCGCGGCGCCCTCGGGCATCCGCTTCTATGCGGGCGCTCCCCTCATCAACCCGCAGGGGCATGCGCTGGGGAGCATCTGTGTCCTCGACTACACGCCCCGTCAGCTCACCCCGGAGCAGACCCGCTCGCTCGAGGCCCTGGCCCGGCAGGTGGTCAGTCTGCTGGAGCTGCGGCGCATGAATTGCGAGCAGCGGCGGCTCATCGCCGAGCTGCGCACCAGCCAGGAGCGCATCGACATCCTCCAGCGCGCCACCCATGACGCCATCTGGGACTGGGATTTGAAGACCAACCAGCTCACGTGGAACCCGCGCCTCGCCGAGCTGCTCGGCGATGAGTTGGAGCACGCGAGGAGTGACATCTCCTGGTGGTTCGCTCGCTTCCACCCGGGGGACCGGGCACGTGTGAAGGACAGCCTCGACCGTGCCATCGCCCAGGGCGCCTCGATGTGGACGGATGAGTACCGCTTCCGCCTCGCCAATGGCACGTGGGCGCGAATGTTCAGCCGGTGCGCCATCCAGCGCGATGCCGAGGGCCATCCGCTGCGCCTGATTGGCGTGAGCCTGGACATCAGCGAGCGCGAGGCGCTGCGTGCCCGCGTGGCGTTGGCGGAACGGATGAGCTCGGTGGGCACGCTCGCGGCCGGGGTGGCGCATGAAATCAACAACCCGCTGGCGTATGTCATGGCCAACCTGAACTACGCGCTGACGGAGGTGCGGGAGGGCCGGGCCGGAGCGCCTGACGCGGACGAGTTGACCCAGGTGCTCCAGGAGGCGCACGAGGGAGCCGAGCGCATCCGGCGCATCGTGCGCGACCTGAAGACCTTCAGCCGGCCGGCCGATGAGCGCATGGAGTGGCTGGATCTCCACCACACCATCGACTCGGCGGTGACCCTGGCATGGAACGAGCTCCGCCACCGGGCGCGCCTGGTGAAGCAGTACCAGGAGGTGCCCCGGGTGTATGCCAACGAGGGGCGTCTGGGGCAGGTGGTCCTCCACCTGCTGATGAACGCGGCGCACGCCATCCCCGAGGGCGCGGCGGACCAGAATGAGATCCGCATCACCACGCGCGTGGACGCCGAGGGGCGGGTGCTCATCGAGGTGAGCGACACGGGCCGTGGCATTCCCGAGGCCATCCGCTCGCGCATCTTCGAGCCGTTCTTCACCACCCAGCCGGTGGGCGAGGGCATGGGACTGGGGCTGTCCATCAACCACACGCTCGTCACCCACATGGGAGGGGAGCTTCAGTTCGAGAGCGAAGTGGACAAGGGCACGGTGTTCCGGGTGGTGCTCCCGCCTCCCGAGCGGCTCGCGCCCGAGAGCGCCCCCCCGCGGGAGCCCGTGCCCCCACCCGCCGAGGTCGCGGCCACGCGGCGCGGCCGCCTCCTGGTGGTGGACGATGAGGCCCGGGTTCTCTCCTCGCTGGAGCGCACGCTGGGCCGGACGCATGAGGTCATCACCTTCGAGCGGGCCCAGGCGGCGCTGGCGTGGTTGGAGCAGGGCCAGCCGTGGGACCTGATCCTCTGTGACGTGATGATGCCCGAGATGACGGGGATGGAGTTCCACGCGGCGCTCGCCCAGCGCATGCCCGAGCGCGTCCGGGACATCATCTTCATCACGGGCGGGGCGTTCACGGCGACGGCCCGCGAGTTCCTCGCGCGCGTGGACAACGCCCGGCTGGACAAGCCTTTCGACCTCCAGGCGCTGCGGGCCTTGGTGGAGGCGCGGCTGAAGGAGGTCAACCCCGTGCGTGAGTCTCCGCCCTCGCGGGACGGTGCCGCTCGCGGATGA